From one Conexivisphaerales archaeon genomic stretch:
- a CDS encoding acetyl-CoA carboxylase biotin carboxyl carrier protein subunit, translated as MTLFELYCQDRKLALEVKDADGYYLVNYAGRVFRVELGKEGINRYRAKVDNDVFKIRFIDEGLESYTLEVDGYIIEYRRKPKNDGEAKIRTASVIVSPLPGRILEIKVKKNQDVNLGDELIVIESMKMQTTLRAERNGTVKEVLVTEGDIIKRGQPVIEFTV; from the coding sequence TTGACGTTGTTTGAGTTGTATTGTCAAGACAGAAAGCTAGCACTAGAAGTGAAGGACGCAGATGGATATTACTTGGTGAACTACGCAGGGCGAGTCTTCCGGGTCGAACTTGGGAAAGAAGGTATTAATCGGTATCGAGCAAAGGTGGATAATGATGTTTTCAAGATTAGGTTTATCGACGAAGGATTAGAATCTTATACTCTCGAAGTAGATGGATATATTATAGAATACAGGAGGAAGCCGAAGAATGATGGTGAAGCTAAAATAAGAACAGCTTCCGTCATTGTATCTCCTTTACCAGGCAGAATACTTGAGATAAAGGTGAAGAAGAATCAGGATGTTAATCTGGGTGATGAATTAATTGTCATAGAATCGATGAAGATGCAGACCACCCTTAGAGCTGAAAGAAATGGTACAGTAAAAGAAGTGCTGGTTACTGAAGGTGATATAATTAAAAGAGGTCAACCTGTAATAGAGTTTACGGTTTGA
- a CDS encoding DUF998 domain-containing protein — MKLYRLVGLVASVLPYPFIIVSMLLSPWFNMYEDALSDLGNLNNGLAARIYDSGLTLGGVFVILFSLMLMRGNRGKHFVTVGTLISFIGIALALIGLFPENAGEIHGIISTFFFGLIVVSMIIYGYLSWPLGSPITGLLATLFGIVAASVWFIKWPWSGIAIQETFTSLLASFWLLQVSVLLLRDKDTPKV; from the coding sequence ATGAAGTTATACAGGTTGGTGGGACTCGTTGCGTCTGTATTACCGTATCCTTTCATAATTGTCTCTATGCTCTTGTCTCCTTGGTTCAACATGTATGAAGATGCGTTAAGTGACCTTGGAAACCTGAACAATGGCTTGGCTGCCAGAATCTACGATTCTGGGCTGACCTTGGGAGGAGTGTTCGTAATACTCTTCTCGCTGATGCTGATGAGAGGGAATCGAGGAAAACACTTTGTAACTGTCGGAACGCTGATATCTTTTATAGGTATTGCTCTGGCTCTCATTGGACTCTTCCCCGAAAATGCAGGCGAGATTCACGGTATAATCTCAACCTTCTTCTTTGGCCTCATTGTTGTTTCGATGATAATTTACGGATATCTGTCTTGGCCGCTCGGTTCACCTATCACCGGATTGCTGGCTACGTTGTTCGGAATAGTTGCAGCTTCTGTGTGGTTCATCAAATGGCCTTGGAGTGGGATTGCAATTCAGGAAACCTTCACCTCTCTTCTGGCGTCTTTCTGGCTGCTTCAAGTCTCCGTTCTGCTTTTGCGTGATAAGGATACTCCAAAGGTTTAA
- a CDS encoding acetyl-CoA carboxylase biotin carboxylase subunit, translated as MYLFRKVLVANRGEIAVRVIRTLKLLGIQSVAVYSEADKDSMHVGMADEAYPIGQSAPQQSYLNKELLVETALRAGADAIHPGYGFLAENSEFAGLCEKRGVTFVGPSSRTLELTGNKSKCRELASSVGVPITPGSKGEVQEISKAKEIAEKIGYPVLVKSAYGGGGRGIREVKNSKQLEEIWNLALGEAAGSFGRASLYIEKLVKPARHVEMQIIADSYGKVVYLGERECSIQRRHQKLIEITPSPVINEADRKKLGEYAVKIARAVSYTNAGTVEFLRDSEGNFYFMEVNSRLQVEHPITEEVTGIDIVREQIAVASGERLNLEQEQIRPAGAAIECRITAEDPLNDFAPDSGTISSVRFPGGRGVRVDSYVTSGTRVPEYYDSLVAKIITKANTLDEARKLMLVALDELSIEGIKTNIPFHKEVLSHDSFINWQLNTDFIQDNAIIERLKRKEEERVRRIELYGAMALSVMLSRGIHLQTEQTRNTGRNKRIVRGERFFDVV; from the coding sequence ATGTATTTGTTCAGGAAAGTGCTTGTAGCCAACAGGGGAGAGATCGCAGTCAGGGTGATCAGAACCCTCAAGCTTCTGGGCATTCAGAGTGTTGCAGTCTACTCCGAAGCGGACAAGGATTCGATGCATGTAGGTATGGCAGATGAAGCCTACCCGATAGGACAATCAGCTCCTCAGCAGAGTTATCTGAACAAGGAATTGCTGGTCGAAACTGCTCTCAGGGCAGGTGCCGATGCGATTCATCCAGGCTATGGATTTCTTGCAGAGAATTCCGAATTTGCAGGTCTGTGCGAAAAAAGGGGAGTTACCTTCGTAGGACCTAGCAGCAGAACGTTAGAGCTGACCGGTAACAAGTCTAAATGTAGGGAATTAGCGTCATCAGTGGGTGTACCGATTACTCCTGGCTCGAAAGGAGAGGTGCAAGAGATAAGCAAAGCAAAAGAGATAGCTGAGAAGATAGGCTATCCGGTCCTTGTCAAATCTGCCTATGGTGGAGGCGGCAGAGGTATAAGAGAGGTGAAGAACAGTAAACAGCTTGAAGAAATCTGGAATCTAGCCCTAGGAGAGGCTGCTGGCTCGTTTGGAAGAGCATCGCTGTACATCGAAAAACTTGTCAAACCAGCAAGACATGTAGAGATGCAGATAATCGCAGATAGTTATGGAAAGGTGGTTTATCTTGGTGAAAGAGAATGCAGCATCCAGAGGAGGCATCAGAAGTTAATCGAGATAACTCCCAGCCCTGTCATAAACGAAGCTGATAGAAAGAAGTTAGGAGAATATGCAGTAAAGATTGCTAGAGCAGTTTCATACACTAACGCAGGTACAGTGGAGTTTCTTAGAGATTCAGAAGGAAATTTCTACTTTATGGAGGTGAATTCCAGACTTCAGGTGGAGCACCCTATCACAGAGGAAGTTACTGGTATAGACATTGTAAGGGAGCAGATAGCAGTTGCTTCTGGGGAGAGGCTTAACTTGGAACAGGAACAGATCAGGCCTGCCGGGGCTGCTATTGAATGCAGGATCACAGCTGAAGACCCTCTAAACGACTTTGCACCTGATTCAGGAACAATATCATCTGTTCGTTTCCCAGGAGGAAGGGGAGTAAGAGTGGATTCATACGTAACATCTGGCACCAGAGTACCCGAGTACTATGATTCCTTGGTTGCAAAGATAATAACCAAAGCAAACACTCTGGATGAAGCTAGGAAACTCATGCTTGTAGCACTAGACGAATTGAGTATAGAGGGAATCAAGACAAACATCCCTTTCCATAAAGAGGTGTTGAGCCATGACTCTTTCATAAATTGGCAGCTCAATACTGATTTTATCCAGGATAATGCAATTATAGAGAGACTCAAACGAAAGGAAGAGGAAAGAGTAAGAAGAATCGAACTCTATGGGGCTATGGCTCTGTCGGTAATGCTTTCAAGAGGTATTCACCTGCAGACAGAACAGACGAGAAACACAGGCAGGAATAAAAGAATCGTAAGAGGAGAGAGGTTCTTTGACGTTGTTTGA
- a CDS encoding acyl-CoA carboxylase subunit beta: MAEERLKKLEEMNRIAELGGGEGKIQEQHRKGKLTARERIARLLDEGTFQELDKFVVHRSSNFELADKKPLGDGVITGYGKINGRLVYVFAHDFTVFGGSLGEAFGKKVTKVMDLALKNGAPLIGLNDSGGARIQEGVVSLAAYSEIFFRNTIASGVIPQISAILGPGAGGAVYSPALTDFVIMVKGISNMFITGPDVVKAALGQQVTFEELGGAEVSAKKSGVAHFVVDDELQCFSLIRKLLSFLPQNNGEEPPVMDLNDPSDRVDLSLRQIVPDSPNEPYDMLKIITKVVDSGDLLQVHKDWAPNIIVGFARLAGRSVGIVANQPLHLSGALDIDSSVKAARFVRFCDCFNIPIITFVDVPGYMPGLEQEHGGIIRHGSKLLFAYCEATVPKITVIVRKAYGGAYCAMGSKYSKADLNYAWPTAEIAVMGPDAAVNIIFRDELSNADSTQREELRSKLIREYREKFANPYEAASRGIIDEIIDPAQTRPKLISALASLENKSEFRPNKKHGNIPL; the protein is encoded by the coding sequence ATGGCAGAAGAGCGTTTAAAGAAGCTCGAAGAGATGAACAGAATTGCTGAGCTAGGCGGTGGAGAGGGCAAGATTCAGGAACAGCACAGAAAGGGTAAGCTCACGGCCAGAGAAAGAATAGCTAGACTACTTGACGAAGGAACCTTCCAAGAGCTCGATAAATTTGTAGTACACCGGTCATCTAACTTTGAACTTGCCGACAAAAAGCCTCTGGGTGATGGTGTGATTACCGGTTATGGAAAGATAAACGGCAGGCTGGTTTATGTCTTTGCTCACGACTTCACAGTATTTGGAGGTTCCCTCGGAGAAGCGTTTGGTAAAAAAGTGACTAAGGTGATGGACTTGGCTCTGAAAAACGGAGCACCTTTGATAGGATTGAACGATTCTGGTGGGGCCAGAATTCAGGAGGGTGTTGTCAGTCTCGCTGCGTACAGCGAGATCTTCTTCAGGAACACAATTGCATCAGGTGTAATACCTCAGATAAGCGCTATACTTGGGCCAGGCGCAGGTGGTGCTGTCTACTCTCCTGCTCTGACAGATTTTGTGATAATGGTAAAAGGTATCAGTAATATGTTCATAACCGGACCGGACGTAGTTAAAGCGGCACTCGGACAGCAGGTTACGTTTGAAGAGCTGGGGGGAGCCGAAGTCAGTGCAAAGAAAAGCGGTGTAGCTCATTTCGTGGTTGATGACGAACTACAATGCTTTTCTCTGATAAGGAAGCTGCTCTCCTTTTTGCCTCAAAACAACGGCGAGGAGCCCCCTGTTATGGACTTAAACGACCCATCAGACAGGGTAGACCTGTCACTCAGGCAGATAGTGCCAGACTCGCCGAACGAACCATATGATATGCTAAAGATAATCACAAAAGTGGTGGATTCAGGAGATCTTCTTCAAGTGCATAAAGACTGGGCTCCAAACATAATAGTTGGCTTCGCGAGACTTGCGGGCAGGTCTGTCGGGATAGTTGCCAACCAGCCTCTGCATCTATCAGGTGCTCTTGATATAGATTCTTCTGTAAAGGCTGCAAGGTTTGTAAGGTTCTGCGATTGCTTCAACATCCCGATAATAACTTTTGTCGATGTACCAGGCTACATGCCAGGATTGGAACAGGAGCATGGAGGAATAATAAGGCACGGTTCAAAGCTTCTTTTTGCTTACTGTGAAGCCACAGTTCCCAAAATAACCGTGATAGTCAGGAAGGCATACGGAGGAGCATACTGTGCGATGGGGTCAAAATACAGCAAGGCAGACCTGAATTATGCATGGCCTACAGCTGAGATAGCAGTGATGGGCCCGGATGCAGCAGTTAACATAATATTCAGAGACGAACTTTCAAATGCTGATTCGACACAAAGAGAAGAACTCAGGTCTAAGCTGATAAGAGAATACAGAGAGAAATTTGCAAACCCTTACGAAGCTGCATCAAGAGGAATAATCGACGAGATCATAGACCCAGCTCAGACAAGGCCGAAGCTGATCTCTGCTCTGGCGTCTCTGGAGAATAAATCCGAGTTCAGACCGAATAAGAAACACGGTAACATACCCCTCTGA
- the leuS gene encoding leucine--tRNA ligase, with translation MTTEKFNDQKWVRRWEEEKIFEADADPKKGKVFVTFPYPYMNGPLHLGHVFSGSRIDAYARFKRMQGYNVLFPWAWHWTGQPVVSAVRRYIEGDPLQIKIFTEIDKIPEDELKHFNDPVYVADYYTRENRQTVKNLGFSVDWRREFHTTSHEPLYSRFVEWQYNTLKALGYVVQGTHPVVWCPKDQSPTQDHDRLEGEGVAPEEYTAIKFQTDQDKTFLLAGTLRPETIFGVTNVWVNPDGDYVVVAVHGERWIMSRQAGLKLKEQMDDVEIQNSFKGTELTGKECTAPLTGRRIPILPAEFVDTDSVTGVVYSVPAHAPYDWLALRDLRQSSLDQKSKNMAESIQPISIISVQGFGEFPAIELVEKMKIKDQHDQKAEEATKELYSKEFHAGRLKENCADYAGMPVAKAKQLILDDLTKRNLAMQFFDLPERVVCRCGTVCIVKMLKDQWFLKYSDQEWKARSALAVSRANVFPPEARNQFIQTIYWLKDYPCARKTGLGTPLPWDKEWLVETLSDSTIYMAFYTIIPRLREKGIRPEQLTDQLLDYVFLGKGEASKIASDTNLEEDFVQQLRSEFLYWYPVNLRNSGKDLVSNHLTFFIMHHVALFDEELWPTAIGVNGMVQLEGARMSKSHGNFIAAKDAITKYGADATRATLLSTAEGLDDPDWRSKNAQDFKQKIESLPGLVTKVTNDAEDRTEGELDRWLIAKLQERIKAVTESMEMLKTRTAFFNAFFAPWNDLKWYLRRGKPNRRTVQLFFSTWTKLLSPFTPFVAEEMNHALGGKGLVSSSIWPEYDPSLIDPRAELSEDLVQEVISDIKEISSVINSKVTSAKIFVSNSQRRSTLKDVYNLLKEGRKEGEVIASFVSKSKPEEKGRVANEVQTMIKYCRELGMEKVGKLVSIQLDEYSILSSASDFICKETSLERLEVLQSDGLEAKKGRVPLPMKPVILLS, from the coding sequence ATGACTACGGAGAAATTCAATGACCAGAAATGGGTCAGAAGATGGGAGGAAGAGAAGATATTCGAAGCAGACGCAGACCCAAAAAAGGGTAAGGTATTCGTAACCTTTCCATACCCATACATGAATGGACCACTTCATCTAGGTCATGTCTTCTCTGGCTCAAGAATAGACGCTTATGCTAGGTTCAAGAGGATGCAAGGCTATAACGTTCTCTTTCCTTGGGCCTGGCACTGGACGGGTCAGCCGGTAGTATCTGCGGTTAGGAGGTATATCGAGGGAGACCCTCTGCAGATAAAGATCTTTACGGAGATAGATAAAATACCAGAAGATGAACTGAAGCATTTCAACGACCCTGTATACGTTGCTGACTACTATACAAGAGAGAACAGGCAGACGGTGAAGAACCTGGGATTTTCTGTAGACTGGAGAAGAGAATTCCATACCACATCCCACGAACCGCTCTATAGCAGGTTTGTGGAGTGGCAATACAACACACTGAAGGCTCTTGGCTACGTGGTTCAGGGCACACACCCGGTTGTCTGGTGTCCGAAGGACCAGAGTCCGACACAGGACCATGACAGACTGGAAGGAGAAGGGGTCGCGCCAGAAGAGTACACTGCGATAAAATTTCAGACCGATCAGGATAAGACGTTCCTGTTGGCTGGTACCCTACGCCCAGAAACAATTTTCGGTGTAACCAACGTCTGGGTGAACCCTGACGGAGACTATGTGGTGGTAGCTGTACATGGAGAGAGGTGGATAATGAGCAGGCAGGCTGGTCTGAAGCTGAAAGAGCAGATGGACGATGTAGAAATACAGAATAGCTTCAAAGGTACCGAGCTGACAGGAAAAGAATGTACAGCGCCTCTAACCGGCAGAAGAATCCCCATACTCCCGGCAGAATTCGTCGATACAGATAGTGTTACAGGTGTTGTTTACAGCGTTCCTGCCCATGCACCGTACGACTGGCTTGCTCTACGGGACCTTAGACAGAGCAGCCTAGACCAGAAGAGTAAGAATATGGCAGAATCAATTCAACCCATATCGATCATATCAGTCCAAGGGTTCGGGGAATTTCCCGCGATAGAACTGGTAGAAAAGATGAAGATAAAGGACCAGCATGACCAAAAGGCCGAAGAGGCCACAAAGGAGCTCTACAGTAAGGAGTTTCATGCAGGAAGGTTGAAGGAAAACTGCGCAGATTATGCAGGTATGCCTGTTGCAAAGGCGAAGCAACTGATACTTGACGACCTGACCAAGAGAAACTTGGCAATGCAATTCTTCGACCTGCCTGAGAGAGTAGTCTGCAGGTGCGGGACCGTATGCATAGTGAAGATGTTGAAGGACCAGTGGTTTCTTAAGTACAGCGACCAGGAATGGAAGGCCAGGTCAGCCTTGGCTGTCTCGAGAGCGAACGTATTTCCACCTGAAGCCAGAAATCAGTTCATCCAGACCATATACTGGTTAAAGGACTACCCGTGCGCCAGAAAGACTGGTCTTGGGACCCCGCTTCCCTGGGATAAAGAGTGGCTTGTTGAGACGCTGAGCGACTCAACTATATACATGGCCTTTTACACCATAATTCCCAGATTAAGGGAAAAAGGGATTCGCCCGGAACAGCTGACTGACCAGCTGCTGGATTACGTCTTTCTAGGAAAAGGTGAAGCAAGCAAGATAGCATCGGACACGAATCTGGAAGAGGACTTTGTACAGCAGCTCAGGTCCGAGTTCCTCTACTGGTATCCGGTAAACCTCAGGAACTCCGGAAAGGATCTGGTATCAAACCACCTGACCTTCTTTATAATGCACCATGTTGCACTTTTTGACGAAGAGCTCTGGCCCACAGCGATAGGGGTCAACGGGATGGTTCAGCTGGAGGGGGCACGCATGTCAAAATCTCACGGTAACTTCATTGCAGCGAAAGATGCCATAACGAAATATGGTGCAGACGCTACAAGGGCGACTCTTCTCTCAACCGCTGAGGGGCTTGACGATCCTGACTGGAGAAGCAAGAATGCACAGGATTTCAAGCAAAAGATAGAATCTTTACCGGGCTTGGTAACAAAGGTGACGAATGACGCAGAAGACAGGACTGAAGGAGAGCTTGACAGATGGCTTATTGCCAAGCTTCAGGAGAGGATAAAGGCTGTTACAGAATCGATGGAGATGCTGAAGACTAGGACCGCTTTCTTTAACGCCTTTTTTGCACCCTGGAACGACCTGAAGTGGTATCTCAGAAGAGGTAAACCAAACAGGAGAACGGTCCAGTTGTTTTTTAGCACTTGGACCAAGCTCCTTTCTCCCTTCACCCCGTTTGTAGCCGAAGAGATGAATCATGCGCTTGGCGGAAAAGGGTTGGTGAGCTCTTCAATCTGGCCGGAATACGATCCTTCGTTAATAGACCCCAGGGCAGAGCTTTCTGAGGACTTGGTACAGGAAGTTATTAGTGATATAAAGGAGATAAGCTCTGTAATAAACTCCAAGGTTACAAGTGCAAAGATATTTGTTTCAAACAGTCAGAGGAGGTCTACGCTCAAAGATGTCTATAACCTGCTCAAAGAAGGCAGGAAGGAAGGCGAAGTAATAGCTTCGTTTGTCAGCAAGAGCAAACCGGAGGAAAAAGGCCGGGTAGCCAATGAGGTTCAGACGATGATAAAGTACTGCAGGGAGCTCGGGATGGAGAAAGTTGGGAAACTTGTAAGCATACAGTTGGATGAATACTCTATACTTTCTTCAGCTTCTGACTTCATATGTAAAGAAACATCGCTTGAAAGGTTGGAGGTGCTGCAGAGTGACGGACTGGAAGCAAAGAAGGGCAGGGTACCTCTGCCTATGAAGCCTGTAATACTTCTGAGCTAA
- a CDS encoding zinc-binding dehydrogenase has product MKAVRLIEKGKLETSEVPLPDKLEADQVLIKIDVTGICYRDILTVDGFFPNTKYPITLGHEITGRIIEKGENVRSFSVGDRIASLIYEPCGKCVDCLNGRENICRYKKTFGEELDGSYSEYIVARERSLVKVPAGASAEAAAISACVTGMLLHAFNRADTRPGETVLVTGAGGGVGIHAVQIAKALGCRVIAATSSMWKAEKIREYGADEVIIHQGNFNQQVKELTSGRGVDVVLESVGTPTLSDSIRSLSWGGRMVVVGNVNPAPTQLMLGHIILRENSIIGSLSSTRKEVEQALRLSAEGKIRPVVHAVLPLDQASEGHKIMKERGSLGRILLKP; this is encoded by the coding sequence ATGAAGGCTGTTAGGCTGATTGAAAAGGGAAAGTTAGAAACAAGCGAAGTACCGCTTCCTGATAAGCTGGAGGCAGACCAGGTACTTATCAAAATCGACGTGACAGGAATATGCTACAGGGATATATTGACAGTGGATGGGTTCTTCCCAAACACGAAGTACCCCATAACTTTGGGCCACGAGATAACAGGCAGAATAATCGAAAAAGGTGAAAACGTCAGAAGTTTCTCAGTCGGGGACAGAATTGCGTCGTTGATATACGAACCCTGTGGAAAATGTGTTGATTGCCTGAACGGGAGAGAAAATATCTGCAGATATAAGAAGACTTTCGGCGAAGAGCTTGACGGTTCTTATTCAGAATATATAGTGGCCAGAGAGAGGTCTCTTGTTAAAGTACCTGCCGGAGCAAGTGCAGAAGCTGCTGCAATATCCGCATGCGTAACAGGGATGCTCCTGCATGCCTTCAACAGAGCGGATACGAGGCCCGGAGAGACTGTACTCGTAACCGGAGCTGGAGGGGGTGTCGGTATACATGCTGTGCAGATTGCTAAAGCGCTAGGATGCAGGGTTATCGCAGCTACTTCGTCCATGTGGAAGGCTGAGAAGATAAGAGAATACGGCGCAGACGAAGTGATAATTCATCAGGGCAACTTCAATCAACAGGTGAAAGAACTGACATCGGGAAGGGGAGTCGATGTAGTTCTCGAATCTGTGGGTACTCCTACCCTATCTGACAGCATAAGAAGTCTATCTTGGGGAGGAAGAATGGTTGTAGTTGGTAACGTGAATCCAGCACCAACGCAGCTCATGCTTGGCCATATCATTCTGAGGGAAAACTCTATAATAGGAAGTCTCAGTTCAACCAGAAAGGAAGTAGAGCAAGCCCTCAGGCTAAGCGCGGAAGGGAAGATCAGACCTGTCGTGCATGCAGTGCTTCCATTAGACCAGGCTTCAGAAGGACATAAAATAATGAAAGAAAGGGGCTCGCTCGGCAGGATACTGCTCAAACCGTAA